The following proteins come from a genomic window of Metarhizium brunneum chromosome 2, complete sequence:
- the hse1 gene encoding Class E vacuolar protein-sorting machinery protein hse1 — protein sequence MFRAQAAGPFDDVVAKATDENLTSEDWGAIIEVCDKVASDSNGSKEAVQSMIKRLAHRNANVQLYTLELAHALCQNCGKPMHREVSSRAFTDALLKLANDRNTHSQVKAKILEKMKEWADMFSRDPELGIMNDAYHRLKQTNPTLQAPSAPQKQGLTDADRQKEEDELQMALKLSLQDEERKKATAQAGPSTQSSGTNQQESAPVPAVSAGTTAATVSRVRALYDFVPSEAGELEFKKGDVIAVLESVYKDWWRGSLKGNTGIFPLNYVEKLTDPTPDELQREAQMEAEVFAEIKNVEKLLTLLSASNTAPREEDNEEISKLYHQTLAIRPKLIKLIEKYSQKKDDFTQLNEKFIKARRDYEALLESSMSHPPQHSYQQYAMRPAAPGQGYPGGGYPQGQPPQDPYYNQAPPSDHPHYQASSPAPNNFQSQGNPAPFYVAGAEVPSQAPGAQPQQQQPQQYPPRDDTPSLGPPSGKQPAPVNPSSPPPQSFTPYSPQPPQQNAAPYSQMPSQQRPQSTYGAQELATSVYDSPIAPHNPNPAPFGQQPYHSYNQPEQAPPPAPTGQAPPPPNSMSPAPLQPGGAAAYDARHGLPSQAAPETHPSQPQYKPYVPPGDGTSPNDYYRQGNPY from the exons ATGTTTCGAGCACAAGCCGCCGGACCGTTTGATGATGTCGTCG CCAAGGCGACCGACGAGAACCTCACCTCCGAGGACTGGGGCGCCATCATCGAGGTGTGCGACAAAGTCGCCAGTGATTCCAACGGGTCCAAGGAGGCCGTCCAGAGCATGATTAAACGCCTTGCACACCGTAACGCGAACGTACAGCTATACACCCTGGAG CTTGCCCACGCCCTATGCCAGAACTGTGGTAAACCCATGCACCGCGAAGTTTCTAGTCGAGCATTTACCGACGCGCTTCTCAAGCTGGCGAATGACCGAAACACCCATTCCcaggtcaaggccaagatcctcgagaagatgaaggagtGGGCCGACATGTTCAGCAGGGACCCCGAGCTAGGCATCATGAACGATGCCTACCATCGCCTCAAGCAGACCAACCCGACATTACAAGCCCCCAGCGCCCCGCAGAAGCAGGGCCTCACCGACGCCGACAGGCaaaaggaggaggatgagctCCAGATGGCTTTGAAGCTCAGCTTGCAGGACGAGGAGCGAAAGAAGGCAACAGCGCAGGCCGGGCCCAGTACGCAGAGCAGCGGTACCAACCAGCAAGAATCCGCGCCCGTTCCGGCTGTTTCTGCTGGCACCACGGCTGCAACCGTAAGCAGAGTGCGAGCCTTGTACGACTTCGTGCCGTCCGAGGCTGGCGAGCTCGAGTTCAAGAAGGGAGATGTGATTGCAGTTCTGGAAAGTGTGTACAAGGATTGGTGGCGGGGCTCTCTCAAGGGAAACACGGGAATCTTCCCACTGAATTATGTGGAAAAATTGACGGACCCTACTCCCGATGAACTGCAGAGAGAAGCGCAGATGGAAGCTGAGGTGTTTGCTGAGATCAAGAACGTGGAAAAGCTGCTTACCTTGTTGAGCGCGTCGAATACGGCTCCCCGAGAGGAGGACAATGAAGAGATCTCG AAACTATACCACCAGACTCTGGCTATCCGACCAAAGCTCATTAAGCTCATCGAAAAGTACTCACAGAAGAAGG ATGATTTTACCCAGCTCAACGAAAAGTTCATCAAGGCTCGAAGAGACTATGAAGCTCTGTTGGAGTCGTCCATGtctcatcctcctcaacaCAGCTACCAGCAGTACGCCATGCGTCCGGCCGCTCCAGGCCAAGGCTATCCTGGTGGCGGATACCCTCAGGGACAGCCGCCTCAGGATCCTTACTACAACCAAGCACCCCCATCCG ACCACCCTCACTATCAAGCCAGCTCTCCAGCCCCCAACAACTTCCAGTCGCAAGGCAATCCGGCTCCCTTCTACGTCGCCGGAGCAGAAGTGCCATCCCAGGCTCCCGGCGCCCAAcctcagcaacagcagcctcagcaatACCCGCCAAGAGATGACACGCCCAGCCTTGGACCACCCTCCGGGAAGCAGCCGGCACCCGTCAACCCATCCTCACCTCCTCCGCAGTCCTTCACGCCCTACTCCCCGCAGCCTCCTCAGCAAAACGCCGCTCCTTACTCCCAAATGCCCAGCCAGCAACGACCACAAAGCACGTACGGCGCACAGGAACTCGCCACCTCGGTCTACGACTCCCCCATTGCACCGCACAACCCCAATCCCGCACCCTTCGGGCAACAGCCGTACCATTCCTACAACCAGCCCGAGCAggctcctccaccagcgCCGACGGGCCAagcgccgcctccgccgaACTCCATGTCCCCCGCGCCGCTGCAGCCCGGTGGCGCTGCGGCGTACGATGCTCGTCACGGACTGCCTAGCCAGGCAGCACCGGAGACTCACCCCTCACAGCCGCAGTATAAGCCGTACGTGCCGCCTGGCGATGGAACGTCACCGAATGACTATTATAGGCAGGGGAATCCGTACTAG
- the ATG13 gene encoding Autophagy-related protein 13, with protein sequence MHQQARPPPRPSVSPASSPQINQISQTRPNTARDAAQSSRQRAGSNVSGRDTMASPAVENNPAMGPPADSIKKLDQIVQNFFNKAAVLILESRMKVKPTRNANGQRKTNKWFQIETDEIDDFRDELKTWKTCGSLDHRPPPLIIEIFLDTSSLKESQSLVILDDDGKRWDVMEQLNSSESSSGSYHTAPTSRNAEVVLERWRIDLKTTGTLLTDDFGPILPTIYKKAIVFFRSLFITTKLLPAWKFASQSPAKTSHPALTPRCRIRTSEPGKLATGLLKHPIDGRREPVTEYVFGDLEVPVGRLSTAVTYRNYCGFRIDDSESLLSSRFMGADENLFKPSVTQRTDRAHGRVAEVGSLRDHRRGTALSDLHQTYGSLSTFHGDGPLGTSPLSALRSIKVPGSDTSSPPASLPRGAGTEVAPSSLPISGRISTPRAMASRPGESSSRRTSISFQPFKAGSLSGSPVPRQLEPESPSSAHSQSRPVNFPISSQPRNRSSLTAGMPASLRGGPPSTSVETPTVGSPRPASTGRYSSSFTHRRGRMSIGRAGDDEQNSSGRQSLASSVAQPGSGLLAETGGTSSGSLHAEEDAISDFLKALDSRKTLKSFEPTKRGESATNRTVAQLSKFHLMRDSNNALTESMTSSMQMQRSSSSSSRQLTSVPGMVAPASMSASSSPGKPVSPHTPHTPAIPSRLSENSIIDYTATGRITSRGGRRRQEPAVPEPRRESTITQEGTTAIDIPLSPRLGSYQRRSSSAVQQTRAVIEDDDTELAFAGGNRSISLGADDREPPTLSILLGRQLQMEDEATGGEGITGSLRPTADVQPSDASAPDAMQRGSNEDNLPDGLMPSSVQSGSLFPRRRYAGMGAASKATPPQSSRGSFTGSLSRLARADDESVGEEPLVFDLSEMDAQGRRSLEEGRGGGNPSNERGAFEPRGTTRRGW encoded by the exons ATGCATCAACAGGCAAgaccgccgccgaggccatctGTGTCACCAGCGTCGTCGCCGCAGATCAACCAAATCAGCCAGACCCGACCCAACACCGCCAGAGATGCTGCGCAGAGCAGTCGCCAACGCGCCGGCTCCAATGTCTCCGGAAGAGATACCATGGCGTCCCCAGCTGTGGAAAACAACCCGGCCATGGGTCCTCCGGCCGATTCCATCAAGAAGCTGGATCAAATCGTCCAG AACTTCTTCAACAAAGCCGCCGTCCTCATTCTTGAGTCGAGAATGAAAGTCAAGCCCACTCGTAATGCAAACGGCCAGAGGAAAACGAATAAATGG TTCCAAATAGAGACGGACGAAATAGATGACTTCAGGGATGAACTCAAGACGTGGAAGACATGCGGGAGCTTAGATCACCGCCCGCCGCCATTGATAATCGAGATATTCCTCGACACTTCAAGTCTCAAAGAGAGTCAGAGCCTTGTCattcttgatgatgatggcaagcGCTGGGATGTAATGGAGCAGCTGAACTCGTCCGAATCATCCAGTGGCAGCTATCACACTGCTCCAACGTCAAGGAATGCAGAAGTCGTACTGGAACGATGGCGTATAGATCTAAAGACGACAGGAACCCTTCTCACCGATGACTTTGGCCCAATACTGCCCACCATCTACAAAAAAGCCATTGTCTTTTTCCGCTCACTTTTCATCACAACAAAGCTTCTCCCGGCTTGGAAGTTTGCAAGCCAAAGCCCGGCCAAGACATCGCATCCCGCCCTCACTCCTCGATGCCGAATCCGCACCTCAGAACCGGGCAAGTTAGCTACGGGTCTATTGAAGCACCCCATTGATGGTCGACGAGAGCCTGTAACCGAGTATGTGTTTGGCGACCTTGAGGTTCCGGTAGGGCGTCTCAGCACCGCTGTCACCTATCGTAACTACTGTGGCTTTCGGATTGATGATTCCGAGTCATTACTAAGTTCTCGTTTCATGGGGGCCGATGAAAACTTATTCAAGCCTTCAGTCACACAGAGGACCGACCGAGCGCATGGCCGGGTCGCTGAGGTCGGTTCGCTACGTGATCATCGCCGTGGAACAGCACTGAGCGATCTTCACCAAACTTATGGAAGCTTGTCAACATTCCACGGTGACGGCCCATTGGGAACAAGTCCTTTATCAGCACTCAGATCCATCAAAGTTCCTGGCTCGGATACTAGCTCTCCACCGGCGTCCTTACCCAGGGGCGCTGGGACTGAAGTTGCCCCTAGCTCTTTGCCCATATCAGGCCGCATTTCAACCCCTCGGGCAATGGCCAGTCGACCCGGGGAGAGCTCAAGCAGGAGAACGTCCATATCCTTTCAACCTTTCAAAGCCGGATCACTTTCCGGATCACCGGTTCCACGACAACTGGAGCCCGAATCTCCTTCGTCGGCACATTCACAGAGTCGCCCCGTGAATTTTCCCATAAGCTCACAACCTCGCAATAGGAGTTCATTGACGGCAGGGATGCCCGCCTCCCTCCGTGGTGGGCCACCCTCGACATCTGTTGAAACACCGACGGTTGGTTCGCCTAGGCCGGCGTCCACCGGTCGATACAGCAGCAGCTTTACACATAGACGAGGGCGTATGTCCATAGGCCGAGCTGGGGACGACGAACAAAACAGTAGCGGACGACAGAGCCTAGCGTCTTCCGTCGCTCAACCGGGATCTGGCTTACTGGCGGAAACAGGGGGCACCAGTTCTGGGTCATTGCATGCTGAGGAGGATGCCATCTCAGATTTCTTGAAGGCTCTGGATAGCCGTAAGACCCTCAAAAGCTTTGAGCCAACCAAACGAGGTGAATCGGCGACGAATCGAACGGTAGCCCAGCTATCCAAGTTCCACTTGATGAGGGACTCGAATAATGCTCTGACGGAGTCCATGACCTCGTCAATGCAAATGCAACGGTCGTCGAGCTCTTCAAGCCGACAATTGACGAGCGTTCCCGGCATGGTTGCTccagcctccatgtctgcctcgtcttctcCTGGAAAACCCGTGTCTCCCCATACCCCTCATACACCTGCTATTCCGTCTCGACTGAGTGAGAACTCGATCATTGATTACACTGCCACGGGAAGAATTACTTCGCGAggggggcggcggcggcaagagccTGCTGTGCCAGAACCACGCAGAGAAAGCACTATTACGCAGGAGGGCACAACTGCCATCGATATACCATTGTCGCCTCGCCTAGGATCATACCAGAGGCGCTCAAGCTCAGCAGTCCAGCAGACCCGTGCGGTgattgaagatgacgacacGGAATTGGCATTTGCCGGCGGGAATCGTAGCATCAGCCTCGGGGCCGACGATAGAGAGCCTCCTACTCTGAGTATCTTGTTAGGTCGGCAGTTGCAAATGGAGGACGAGGCGACCGGTGGTGAAGGTATTACCGGCAGCCTACGACCGACTGCCGATGTTCAACCGTCAGACGCATCTGCACCCGATGCTATGCAACGTGGGTCTAATGAAGATAATTTGCCTGATGGGTTGATGCCTTCGAGCGTTCAATCAGGATCGCTGTTCCCGCGACGTCGGTACGCCGGCATGGGGGCAGCTTCCAAAGCGACACCACCGCAGTCGTCACGGGGGAGCTTCACAGGGTCGCTCAGCCGATTGGCAAGAGCGGATGATGAGTCAGTGGGCGAAGAACCACTTGTATTTGATCTATCAGAGATGGACGCGCAAGGCAGACGAAGCCTAGAAGAAGGACGAGGCGGGGGCAACCCAAGCAACGAACGGGGTGCATTCGAGCCGAGGGGAACGACACGAAGAGGGTGGTAA
- the btb1 gene encoding BTB/POZ domain-containing protein 1 yields MSHLVWKFYWENDVEKFRRLLAPAGPNTHALTKSPGIGNSGGGLLGTSPGGPSSSPRVTPKARKTSGYTYGLGKFKDGGAMLSRHEINSRDHAGLTVLLRAASSTHPNARDFVQALLEHPSLDLYAQDSESGWNALHRSLYAGNISIARMLLAKERTDLTDRTNISSAVKVGQLIKTKDHEGNSPFDLYNSTIAMRSLKQDPSSMKSNDGLDDEDSDGETAQMVANAAFGIGQPVMGDEFYVFGSNKNLSLGVGDEDDRQYPERIVLERPDELLLKFHKEYLDSQDIESPPSQPDLNDIPTLVRNQRLAIRDIVMSKFHTAVLTDDPVSNLYICGVGRRGRLGLGDENTQFKFVPVQGPFIDRKIRQVALGQDHSMAVTETGELWTWGLNSDSQLGYALPPVMRSDEEPMSLSPRQVFGPLKKEIVQGIAASAIHSVAHTGSSLYCWGRNFGQLALMDADSRSLELQQIPRKVAASLLSAPIEMVSAIEKATTCLLSNYTVWIFTNYGYNLVKFPYPDVFSNQNLSASSYTNRYEMGRRNIRYIASGGETMAAITTCGDLFTMQLNSKMDTNQLAGSTTNPVKIKSAVTKPQCVWDSRKDGVASVSVGEHGSVIICTDSGAVWKRVKRAKGKITAFDSALDVKKKDFKFERVPYITNCVGVRSSTYGAFSAIRNDSKVMSTDINITSQSIWDDVGSLLCLNDFRASTLDADEKRSRKKWDAAIAREKPGSVPHEILRSANIEQDLLQWIQVNSFQYDDLNMEIRTSLNPDLRLPVHSWLLAGRSSVLREALSTYQSNDDKGTLTDVITIEQNDDRALLTFIGIDIYTLLNLIVYAYLDVVIPVWKYTKEAPTLAYRFRQVRTELMKLGTRLNMPKLEAAARLQVGLEPSLDQNLREAIADPIFFNDADMIIEVDGDEVLAHSHLICQRCPFFEGMFHGRSQGHWLAARRSTSLEAELIRVDLKHINPETFRYVMEYLYADVGEGVFNNVCMDTLDEFSELVLDVMGVANELMLDRLSQICQSLIGKFVTTRNIANLLNEISPCSVTEFKDVGLEYICLQLESMLENHLLDGLDEDLLLHLDEAARNNQLARLPCARSGRAELLLHEQYPDLALDIEEERRRRVREMAFKLAQKDEEKKLSASYKARVGSLDESVLAAQTLERSHHRSRAAQNEPFSPHLRPKDSIADLIFDMDDEDGPKISSPMSPAVLAALDAKNEYNLDNIPKLPEAWRGTKGKSLADADSGSSPSLDRISPSQLPGPSIEPVRRAGSSHQPISLPARPANAPWASPILPASKLDLKDIMQEATSKSALTAGLASQAEKAISSNKPQARMSQKERKRQQVQQAEAEAAAEKEKNNPVPWQAVHSAARPAPWKTTPSTPKTSLKDAMQSESAQGGGPPTLSKKPLVAAESNPQLSKRRTASPDTRFPGQCRTAGSPAAPAVSYGPSSEKNLPVTQSKPYIKPAVKAEPTLGMSMADIIGQQRLEQQRVKEAVAKRSLQEIQEEQAFQEWWDQESRRTQEEEARRQARDKEKDQGGGNRRGRKGRGGKQKPSGNLGGAEKTDEVSTKRTGNNTGPSKGRGGRARGSKHDTGI; encoded by the exons ATGAGTCACCTTGTGTGGAAATTTTATTGGGAAAATGATGTCGAAAAGTTTCGGCGTCTGCTGGCCCCGGCCGGCCCCAATACTCATGCATTAACGAAGAGTCCCGGGATAGGAAATTCTGGAGGTGGACTTCTCGGCACAAGTCCCGGTGGCCCGTCCTCGTCTCCTCGGGTGACTCCTAAGGCGCGCAAGACTTCGGGATATACATATGGGCTTGGAAAATTCAAGGACGGCGGAGCTATGCTTAGCCGTCATGAGATTAATAGTCGCGACCACGCCGGTCTTACTGTACTCCTACGCGCGGCCTCTTCTACCCATCCGAACGCTAGAGACTTTGTTCAAGCCCTCCTCGAACACCCCTCCCTCGATCTCTATGCCCAAGACTCCGAGAGTGGATGGAATGCCCTCCATAGATCTCTTTACGCTGGAAACATCTCCATAGCTCGAATgttgctggccaaggaacGAACTGATTTGACAGACCGTACCAATATATCGTCCGCTGTGAAAGTTGGTCAGCTCATAAAGACAAAAGACCACGAGGGCAACAGTCCATTTGATCTTTATAACTCTACCATCGCTATGCGGTCGTTAAAACAAGATCCGTCTTCTATGAAATCAAATGATGGGTTGGACGATGAAGACAGTGATGGCGAAACTGCCCAAAT GGTTGCAAATGCTGCCTTTGGTATCGGCCAACCTGTCATGGGCGACGAATTTTACGTGTTTGGAAGCAACAAGAATTTATCGCTCGGggttggcgacgaggatgatCGCCAGTATCCTGAACGCATTGTTCTGGAACGGCCGGATGAGCTGCTACTCAAGTTTCACAAGGAGTACTTGGACAGCCAAGACATTGAATCACCACCCAGCCAGCCCGATCTGAACGACATTCCTACCTTGGTGCGCAACCAGCGTTTGGCTATTCGAGATATTGTTATGTCGAAATTTCATACTGCTGTCCTAACTGATGACCCAGTCTCAAACCTCTATATTTGTGGTGTAGGTCGTCGAGGAAGATTAGGGTTGGGTGATGAGAACACTCAGTTCAAGTTTGTGCCCGTACAAGGACCATTTATTGATCGGAAGATCCGGCAAGTCGCTCTTGGGCAGGATCATTCTATGGCTGTTACAGAAACCGGCGAGCTTTGGACTTGGGGCCTCAATTCGGATTCCCAGCTTGGCTATGCTCTTCCACCAGTGATGAGGTCCGACGAGGAGCCGATGAGCCTTTCACCACGGCAGGTGTTTGGACCtttgaagaaggagattgTGCAAGGCATCGCCGCATCGGCTATTCATTCCGTAGCTCACACTGGGTCTTCTCTTTACTGCTGGGGTCGTAATTTTGGGCAGCTTGCCCTCATGGATGCTGACTCAAGGTCGTTGGAATTACAACAGATACCGCGCAAAGTTGCAGCATCACTGCTCTCAGCCCCCATCGAGATGGTGTCAGCAATCGAAAAGGCCACGACGTGTTTGCTGTCCAACTATACTGTTTGGATTTTTACCAATTACGGCTACAATCTGGTCAAATTCCCCTATCCTGATGTCTTCAGCAACCAAAATCTATCAGCTAGCTCCTATACAAATCGTTATGAGATGGGCCGCCGTAACATCCGGTATATTGCGTCCGGAGGCGAAACGATGGCTGCGATAACAACTTGTGGTGACTTGTTTACTATGCAGCTGAACAGCAAGATGGATACCAACCAGCTTGCTGGGTCCACGACTAATCCCGTTAAGATCAAGAGTGCCGTTACCAAACCTCAGTGCGTATGGGACTCCCGAAAAGACGGCGTGGCATCTGTGAGTGTTGGTGAACATGGTTCTGTCATCATCTGCACGGATTCGGGCGCAGTCTGGAAACGAGTCAAGCGTGCCAAGGGGAAAATCACGGCATTCGATAGCGCTCTCGATGTAAAGAAGAAGGATTTCAAATTCGAGCGTGTTCCATACATCACCAATTGTGTTGGTGTTCGCAGTTCAACTTATGGCGCTTTTTCGGCTATTCGTAACGACAGCAAAGTCATGTCCACGGACATTAACATCACAAGCCAATCTATATGGGACGATGTGGGCTCACTTCTTTGCTTGAACGACTTTAGAGCTTCAACTCTTGACGCCGATGAGAAGAGATCGAGGAAGAAGTGGGATGCTGCGATTGCAAGAGAAAAGCCAGGATCTGTACCCCATGAGATTTTGCGCTCAGCAAATATCGAACAAGATCTGCTTCAGTGGATACAGGTAAACTCCTTTCAGTATGATGACCTCAATATGGAGATTCGAACTTCTTTAAACCCGGACCTTCGACTTCCCGTCCATAGCTGGCTGCTGGCAGGACGAAGTTCAGTTCTTCGTGAAGCTCTATCGACATATCAGTCCAATGACGATAAGGGGACTCTCACAGATGTAATTACGATCGAGCAAAACGACGACAGGGCGCTCCTTACGTTTATTGGCATTGACATATACACGCTACTCAATCTTATTGTGTACGCGTATTTAGATGTAGTCATTCCGGTGTGGAAGTACACCAAGGAAGCACCCACACTTGCGTATCGCTTTCGCCAGGTGCGAACGGAGCTGATGAAGCTTGGAACCAGACTCAACATGCCAAAACTGGAAGCAGCTGCCCGGCTACAAGTTGGTTTGGAGCCATCCTTAGATCAAAACTTGCGAGAGGCTATAGCGGACCCTATTTTCTTCAATGATGCCGACATGATCATTGAGGTGGATGGAGACGAAGTTTTAGCGCACAGCCACCTCATCTGCCAGAGATGTCCCTTTTTTGAAGGCATGTTTCATGGACGGTCTCAGGGTCATTGGTTAGCTGCACGTCGTAGCACATCTCTTGAGGCAGAGTTGATCCGCGTGGACCTCAAACATATCAACCCGGAAACCTTTCGCTATGTTATGGAATATTTGTACGCAGATGTCGGGGAAGGCGTATTTAATAATGTTTGCATGGATACTCTGGATGAGTTTTCGGAGCTGGTTCTCGACGTGATGGGCGTGGCTAACGAGCTGATGCTCGACCGCCTGTCGCAAATTTGCCAAAGCTTGATAGGCAAGTTCGTCACAACTCGCAATATCGCCAACCTCCTCAACGAGATCAGCCCTTGCTCAGTCACCGAGTTTAAGGATGTCGGGTTAGAGTATATCTGCCTGCAACTGGAATCTATGCTTGAAAACCATCTCCTAGATGGCCTTGACGAAGATCTTCTATTACACCTGGACGAGGCTGCGCGCAATAACCAGTTGGCCAGGCTTCCTTGTGCGCGCAGTGGGCGGGCTGAGCTGCTACTCCACGAGCAGTACCCAGATTTGGCTCTCGATATTGAAGAGGAACGTCGACGTCGGGTCAGGGAGATGGCGTTTAAACTTGCCCAgaaagatgaagaaaagaaattatCAGCTTCATATAAAGCACGTGTCGGCAGCCTTGACGAGTCAGTACTGGCGGCCCAGACTCTGGAGCGGTCTCACCACAGATCGAGAGCTGCACAGAATGAACCGTTCAGCCCTCATTTGCGACCAAAGGATTCCATTGCAGACCTGATATTCGAcatggatgacgaggatggtCCCAAAATCAGCAGTCCGATGTCACCTGCAGTGTTAGCGGCTCTAGATGCCAAGAACGAGTACAATTTGGATAATATACCAAAGCTTCCAGAAGCATGGCGAGGTACCAAGGGCAAGTCATTGGCAGATGCTGACTCCGGAAGCTCACCAAGCTTGGATCGAATTTCGCCCTCCCAGCTTCCTGGACCTAGCATCGAGCCAGTACGCCGAGCGGGCAGTTCTCATCAACCAATATCCCTGCCAGCTAGACCTGCCAATGCTCCATGGGCGTCACCTATCCTCCCTGCATCAAAGCTGGATTTGAAGGACATCATGCAGGAAGCCACTTCCAAATCGGCGCTTACGGCTGGTTTGGCATCCCAGGCTGAGAAGGCGATCTCCTCAAACAAGCCACAGGCACGAATGTCTCAGAAGGAGCGCAAAAGACAACAAGTACAGCAAGCCGAGGCTGAGGCTGCAgcagagaaggagaagaataATCCGGTGCCTTGGCAAGCTGTCCATTctgcagctcggccagcACCATGGAAAACGACACCTTCGACCCCAAAGACTTCATTAAAAGACGCTATGCAATCAGAAAGCGCACAGGGAGGAGGACCGCCGACGTTGTCCAAGAAACCTCTTGTCGCTGCCGAATCCAATCCTCAATTGTCAAAACGGAGGACAGCCTCTCCGGATACCCGTTTCCCAGGACAGTGCCGAACGGCCGGctcaccagcagcacccgCAGTATCGTATGGCCCATCATCTGAGAAGAATCTGCCTGTGACACAATCAAAACCGTACATCAAGCCAGCGGTCAAGGCTGAACCTACGCTAGGAATGAGCATGGCCGACATTATTGGGCAACAACGGTTAGAGCAGCAACGGGTCAAGGAAGCAGTAGCTAAGCGATCACTGCAAGAGATTCAGGAAGAACAAGCCTTCCAGGAGTGGTGGGACCAAGAGAGTCGCCGAAcacaagaagaggaagccaGGAGGCAAGCCAgagacaaggagaaggatCAAGGTGGTGGCaaccgacgaggacgaaagGGCAGAGGCGGGAAACAAAAGCCGAGCGGAAACTTGGGCGGAGCTGAGAAGACTGACGAAGTCTCTACCAAGCGAACAGGTAACAACACAGGTCCTTCAAAGGGTAGGGGAGGCAGAGCCAGGGGAAGCAAACATGATACCGGCATATAA
- the ent1 gene encoding Epsin-1, with protein sequence MSKVMRSVKNVTKGYSSTQVKVREATSNDPWGPTGTQMSEIAQLTFNTSTEFYDIMDMLDRRLNDRGKNWRHVLKALKVLDYCLHEGSELVVTWARQNDYLVRTLREFQYIDEEGRDVGQNVRVAAKDLSSLLADDARLRDERSNRRNWKSRVTGVEEYEPQHAEPSASRRPRDRRVLANDENDAEYRLAIEASKVQEEEDRKKRESKRTDDDDNDLAKAIKLSQEEEERRRRELEDSNANSLFDDYPPQPSTSNQPQYTGFNQGYQQGNQVDFFANPVDQNAVMNQPTGFMNNAYTGYQQSQPTGFQPNYNQAFGMQPTGMGLYPYGQQQNNMTGFQPQATGFNPYAQQMPQLSQQSSESALQPGSNNPWATNKSQQQPSLMPTPTGSNNPFAQNNRPLTSNPISTLGALPEQKTLSTFNNQLMMQHQQPQQQPQHTLNPPPQKEMNDYQSKLNNLLATGDGMDTYGNTGELRIPAQHTAPGMFANSAGSGVQRLGANATGNPYMRQQFTGMPSVTYGSQPTNGQGSNNPFGAGPQQQQGQGHDLIQF encoded by the exons atgtccaaggtTATGCGAAGTGTCAAGAATGTGACCAAGGGGTATTCCAGTACCCAGGTCAAGGTCAGAGAAG CTACGAGCAACGATCCATGGGGTCCAACCGGTACTCAGATGAGCGAAATTGCTCAGCTGACGTTTAATAC GTCGACCGAGTTTTACGACATCATGGACATGCTTGACAGGCGTCTGAACGACAGGGGCAAGAACTGGAGACACGTGCTTAAAGCACTCAAGGTTCTCGACTACTGTCTTCATGAGGGCTCGGAGCTGGTTGTTACTTGGGCCCGCCAAAACGATTATCTTGTCAGGACCTTGAGAGAGTTTCAATACATTGATGAAGAGGGTCGAGACGTCGGCCAGAATG TACGAGTGGCCGCCAAGGACTTGTCCTCCCTACTTGCGGACGATGCGCGACTGAGGGACGAGCGAAGCAATAGAAGAAACTGGAAGTCTCGCGTAACGGGGGTGGAGGAGTATGAACCGCAGCATGCCGAGCCGTCAGCGTCCCGCCGACCTCGCGATAGGCGAGTTTTGGCCAACGATGAAAATGACGCAGAATACAGACTAGCAATAGAGGCTAGCAAggttcaagaagaagaagacaggAAAAAGCGCGAGAGTAAGAGGActgatgacgacgacaatgaTCTGGCCAAAGCAATCAAACTCAgccaagaggaagaagaaagaaggcgCCGCGAACTCGAAGACAGCAACGCCAACTCTTTGTTCGATGACTATCCTCCTCAGCCATCCACGTCAAATCAACCCCAGTACACCGGGTTCAACCAGGGCTACCAGCAGGGCAACCAGGTAGACTTCTTTGCCAACCCTGTCGACCAAAACGCTGTAATGAACCAACCCACCGGGTTCATGAACAATGCGTATACTGGATATCAGCAATCTCAACCAACCGGTTTCCAGCCAAACTACAACCAGGCCTTTGGTATGCAACCCACTGGTATGGGCTTGTATCCCTATGGTCAACAGCAGAACAACATGACTGGCTTCCAGCCGCAGGCGACTGGTTTCAACCCATATGCCCAGCAAATGCCTCAGCTTTCTCAACAGTCTTCGGAGTCTGCGCTGCAACCAGGCAGCAACAATCCCTGGGCCACCAACAAATCCCAACAACAGCCATCCCTGATGCCAACCCCCACAGGCTCAAACAACCCTTTCGCTCAGAACAACCGCCCGTTAACCTCGAACCCTATTTCCACTCTGGGAGCTTTGCCAGAGCAAAAGACTTTGTCAACCTTCAACAACCAGCTGATGatgcagcaccagcagccccAGCAACAACCGCAGCACACCCTCAACCCTCCCCCGCAGAAGGAAATGAACGACTACCAAAGCAAGCTAAACAATCTCTTGGCAACGGGCGACGGCATGGATACTTATGGCAACACTGGAGAGCTTCGCATTCCTGCTCAGCACACGGCCCCAGGCATGTTTGCCAACAGTGCAGGTTCCGGGGTTCAGCGACTTGGTGCCAATGCTACGGGCAATCCATATATGCGTCAACAGTTCACTGGTATGCCAAGCGTCACATACGGCAGCCAGCCTACCAACGGCCAGGGCAGCAACAACCCGTTTGGTGCTgggccgcagcagcaacaggGTCAGGGCCACGACCTTATTCAATTCTAA